The DNA window TAGGCCCCTCAAATCACTTACCCCCTCCTTCTTCTAATGATGATATGCTTCGCACTATGACACAAGGACACCAAGACATTCAGAACACAATTAACTCCTCCATAAATGGTCTTAGTTCCACAATACAAGCTCTCATCTCTCGGATGGATTCGCTAATTACCTCCAACAATCAACCTTCAAACTCCAATGCAATTCCTTCTTAACCCTTACCTAGCCCTAAaggtggcatcaatgccattacTTTGAGGTTCAAAACCACACTACAAGAGATGAGCCATGAGGAGCCAAGCTTCAAGAAAAACATTCAAGTGGAAGATATTGTTGAGGCAGAggatgctgaagaagaagaggaagtacaagacatggttgaagaaGAATCAACTCAACCAAGGAACAGCGCATCAAAAGCAGCTGAAGCTACCAGAGACGCCAtccctattccatttccacaccttGCAAGGAAGTCCAGAAAGCAGATGGAGCTcgaccccaaaatggtagaaatattcaaaaaggttgaggtaactgttcccctttttgatactattcagcaagtacctaaatatgctaagtttctaaaagatttgtgcatgCATAAGGACAAAATTAATggattagaaactattcctttaggcaGTTCCATTTCTACATTAATGGGTGATATCCCAGAAAAGTATAGTGACCCATGTCCATGCATGGTTACTTGTACTATTCAGGGTGTACAGTTTTTttactgcatgtgtgatttaggtgcATATGTGAGTATTATGCCATTATCTATATATGATGCTTTGAGGCTACCCCCCGTGAAAAGGTCAGTAGCACATTTTGTTttggcagataaaagcattatttcTGTGGTTGGAATTGCTGAGGACGTGCTGATGAGAATTAAGGGGCTCATATTCCCCATTGACTTCTacatcttggagatgccccctAATGACTCAGGAAGACCATCATCCATCCTGCTTGGAAGGCCATTCCTGAAgactttaaaattcaaattagatgccTTCTCAGGAACTTATTCTTTTGAGATAAACGGCCGAGCagtaagcttcaatctgaatgagGCTTTGAAGCATCCTCTGGAAGACCATTCCATCTTCCAGTGCGACATCATTGATGAGACCGTAGCTGCAGTTCAccaagaagaagtagaagagatGCACATGGAGCaaggtctaagtgtggggaaaccaTCTGAACACAATGAGGACACTTTGCCATCATCACTAGCTCCAGAAGATCCAATGCCCAGTCAGGAGTAGAGATTGGAGTTAAAGCCCTGATGGGCGGAATTCACTACCCTTTTGCCAATAATATTGATGACTCTGctcttggcaagcgcaccaaaattatcgtcaagtattaacccacagtggagtgggatcgtatccatagagattggtagatttgagtaattttaatcaattggtgaattagtcaagctcaacagaataagttgtaagtgcagaattataaatggcagaaacataaatggcaaaggaataaaagaaagcaataaaatgcagaaatggaaataacatgaatgtaaaggggaatggGATTTTGTAGAATGTAAGTAAAGCAGTAGAAGAATGGGAGAGATAAGAATGGgagaattcattgagatcaggagatattgtctctttggattaaatccagctcatatcctcttcaatcatgcaactcattgacctcttggcaattatgattgattgagccccaatcccttagtgactcaatctctcagatcttgatcaatagccaattccttggtctaattgctcatgaagagagatatgcttggtccctgattataccacacatcatcataggtccaagtagagggaggattgtatgtcactatatccaaacaccaaaacccagattctactcaagtgtgagaagggatttctagcCTGGTTtgatgtttccttttccaaggttcccatgaaacccattttgcattcaatctcttttccaagttaattgaacactaagcatgaaaatcaaaattccttttagcaaatcaaagagaaaatgaagagaagaataaattcactatcattaatccatcaagtacaatagagctccctctctcaatgagagggaatttagctactcatagctcagagagaaagtaccaaagatggaagagatgaagtgtgaaaagtaaaaagtgaaATCCAAAACTAAACTCTGTGACTTGCTAACCCTTTTCCAATACTTCCAAGGGtgtttatactactcctagatctagaaaataaaggaaaattacaaaagtgaaaagaaaattacaatttggagggaaaagaaactcaacaaaTGTGATCTTCCAGCTAACGTGTGACTGGCGCTTCTCTGGTGTGTCATGCTCCTTCTGTTTCTGatttggcgtgccatgcctctccattcaagtggcacgccatccTTTGTTTAACccctagcgtgccacgcctttgagCCAAATTGGCATGCCCAGGACATTTTAAATGGCCAAGtaacttggcgtgccacgccttcgacaccaaatGGCACGCCCAAGGTCATCTTCCTCATCTCCATACTTCTGGAAATTTGTACTGGCGTACCACGCCCTTCTTAAAGCTTCACCCTCTTACTGGCGTGCCATACCTCGtcatccaagtggcacgcctgagttcattcgctcctcttcttcctttctggaaaatactaccagcgtgccacgccatgagactggcgtgtcatgcccttcatttgcttcatctttttgctggtgtgccacgcctcatCTCCCAAGTGGCACGTTTGAGTTCACTGGCCCTTTAATTCCTCCTCTGGAAAatactaccagcgtgccacACCATGAGACTGGCGTGTCACGCCCTTCATTTGCCATGGTCCcagaggttggcgtgccacacctggatgttcaagtggcacgccaaagtgggATGATTGAGCTGGCGTGCTatgccttcgataccaagtggcatgcccagctTTATTTGGCCTCCTTaggtgctggcgtgccacgcctcattactcaagtggcacgcctgagtgggacttcttgagctggcatgccacgccttcgataccaagtggcatgcccagctTTTGCATTGTCTTCTTGTTCACTGGCATGCCACAccttgttgctcaagtggcaagCACATTCAATTGTGGGTCTTATAGGCTTGACGTGCCACGCTTTGGTCCTCAAATGGCACGTCCAAGTGAACTATGGGGCTGGCgagccacgccttcgacacaaagtggcacgccatagtgatgGTTCTTCTTGTAACAAATTGGCATCCCACGCCCtgcttctggcgtgccacgcctcttTGATGGTCTTCATTTTTGCTCTCTGGAatgttgtaccagcgtgccatgcCTAGCTTCTGGCATGCCATGCCAATACAATTTTGTGGCATttgttccaagtggcacgcctactTCACATGCCccacttgttttgttattttctttcctgTTTTTGATGTCGTCTCCACCTGAAATCCagcacaaactcatttcaaagcaatgtactatgatattcatcaattaaggcatgaattgcaatgatcaaatgagattatgcctcttttatggtcctttttatgcaagaaaaatggtagatgatgtaagtcatcagaacatcaaacttaagctttgcttgtcccaagcaaatcaatgtgagtgGTCTTTTTGGTGAATTGAGACTTGACCTTGAATGGATGCAATATAACTAAGAATTGGACTAAGTGctcaacacatgcatga is part of the Arachis duranensis cultivar V14167 chromosome 1, aradu.V14167.gnm2.J7QH, whole genome shotgun sequence genome and encodes:
- the LOC107487055 gene encoding uncharacterized protein LOC107487055, which codes for MSHEEPSFKKNIQVEDIVEAEDAEEEEEVQDMVEEESTQPRNSASKAAEATRDAIPIPFPHLARKSRKQMELDPKMDKINGLETIPLGSSISTLMGDIPEKYSDPCPCMVTCTIQGVQFFYCMCDLGAYVSIMPLSIYDALRLPPVKRSVAHFVLADKSIISVVGIAEDVLMRIKGLIFPIDFYILEMPPNDSGRPSSILLGRPFLKTLKFKLDAFSGTYSFEINGRAVSFNLNEALKHPLEDHSIFQCDIIDETVAAVHQEEVEEMHMEQGLSVGKPSEHNEDTLPSSLAPEDPMPSQE